One region of Candidatus Omnitrophota bacterium genomic DNA includes:
- a CDS encoding LegC family aminotransferase: protein MIPLSVPNLSGRELQYLKKCVETNWVSSSGGFVKDFEDAVCRYVKAKHAVACVNGTAGLHIALALCGAGRDDEVIVPTLTFIAPVNVVKYLGAEPVFMDCDDYLNIDCVKVREFCAKECTATKAGLRNKKTGRVVKAIIPVHIFGNPCDMEELMKIARKYRLKVIEDATESLGAYYTSGAYKGRFTGTVSDIGVYSFNGNKIITTGGGGMIVTDNGLLAKKGKYLTEQAKDDPVKHLHNEVGYNFRLTNLQAAVGLAQLERLKGFIRVKKDNYAVYKKLLKGVKGAGMLGVPEGTAPNYWFYSLVIEKELFGADRDKTMRHLLAKGIQTRPVWYLNHLQRPYLRNQAYKIEKAPRYWRRVLNLPCSTNLDLRQIRRVTSAIRGLGRGD, encoded by the coding sequence ATGATCCCACTTTCCGTCCCAAACCTGAGCGGCAGGGAACTGCAGTACCTCAAGAAGTGCGTCGAGACCAACTGGGTATCTTCTTCCGGAGGTTTTGTAAAGGATTTCGAGGACGCCGTCTGCCGCTACGTAAAAGCCAAACATGCGGTCGCCTGCGTAAACGGCACAGCGGGCCTTCATATCGCGCTTGCCCTTTGCGGAGCCGGCAGGGACGATGAGGTGATCGTGCCGACGCTTACATTTATCGCGCCGGTCAATGTCGTCAAATACCTCGGCGCGGAACCGGTCTTTATGGACTGCGACGATTATTTGAATATCGATTGCGTAAAAGTCCGGGAATTTTGCGCTAAGGAATGCACGGCCACTAAAGCAGGGTTAAGGAACAAAAAGACCGGAAGGGTGGTCAAGGCGATTATCCCGGTCCATATCTTTGGGAACCCCTGCGACATGGAAGAACTAATGAAGATCGCCAGGAAGTACCGCCTTAAGGTCATCGAGGACGCGACCGAAAGCCTGGGGGCATATTACACCTCCGGCGCTTATAAGGGCAGGTTCACGGGGACAGTTTCCGACATCGGCGTATATTCGTTTAACGGGAACAAGATAATAACCACCGGCGGCGGAGGGATGATCGTGACCGATAACGGGCTGTTGGCGAAAAAAGGAAAGTACCTGACGGAACAAGCCAAGGATGACCCTGTAAAACATCTCCATAATGAGGTCGGCTACAATTTCCGCCTGACCAATTTACAGGCCGCTGTCGGCCTGGCGCAGCTCGAACGGTTGAAAGGTTTCATAAGGGTGAAGAAGGACAATTACGCGGTATATAAAAAACTGCTAAAGGGGGTCAAAGGGGCCGGGATGTTGGGGGTCCCGGAAGGCACGGCGCCGAATTACTGGTTCTATTCGCTGGTCATCGAAAAGGAGCTATTCGGCGCGGACAGGGACAAGACGATGAGGCACCTGCTGGCGAAGGGCATACAGACAAGGCCGGTATGGTACCTGAACCACCTCCAGAGGCCGTATCTCAGGAACCAGGCATATAAAATCGAAAAGGCGCCGCGGTATTGGAGGCGCGTACTAAACCTGCCGTGCAGCACAAACCTCGATTTGAGACAGATAAGGCGGGTAACCTCAGCTATCCGGGGCCTAGGGAGGGGTGACTGA
- a CDS encoding NAD-dependent 4,6-dehydratase LegB — MTKKKVLVTGAGGFIGSHLTEKLSASGYKVKAFVHYNSRNSWGWLESSRCKNRIEIISGDIRDADIVRDAMRDVETVFHLAALIGIPYSYHSPEAYVETNIRGSLNILQAAKDSDVKKVVHTSTSEIYGTAQFVPITENHPINPQSPYAATKSAADLLALSFYRSFDLPVAVVRPFNTYGPRQSARAVIPTIITQILYGGKKIKLGALAPTRDLTYVEDTVDGFIRAGECRRAVGEVINLGSNSEISIGDLARLISLSLHRDVTIDSALERKRPEKSEVERLLADNAKARRLLGWSPKYSLEKGLLKTIAWFKENKDIYKSGIYNV, encoded by the coding sequence ATGACCAAGAAAAAAGTTTTGGTGACGGGCGCCGGGGGTTTTATCGGGAGCCATTTAACCGAAAAATTATCCGCTTCCGGGTATAAAGTAAAAGCATTCGTCCATTACAATTCGAGGAATTCCTGGGGGTGGCTGGAGTCCTCACGGTGTAAAAACCGCATAGAGATAATCTCCGGCGATATACGGGATGCCGACATTGTCCGGGATGCAATGCGCGATGTCGAGACTGTTTTCCATCTTGCCGCCCTGATCGGGATACCTTATTCATACCATTCCCCGGAGGCATACGTCGAGACCAATATCAGGGGGTCTTTGAATATTTTACAGGCCGCGAAGGATTCGGACGTAAAAAAGGTAGTCCACACGTCCACAAGCGAGATCTACGGGACGGCGCAGTTTGTCCCGATCACGGAAAACCACCCAATAAACCCCCAATCGCCATATGCGGCGACTAAATCCGCGGCCGACCTCCTGGCCTTGTCATTTTACCGTTCGTTCGACCTTCCGGTCGCGGTCGTCCGGCCGTTCAATACCTACGGCCCGAGGCAATCGGCGCGCGCGGTGATCCCGACTATCATCACGCAGATACTTTACGGCGGCAAGAAGATAAAGCTCGGTGCCCTGGCCCCGACCCGCGACTTGACATACGTGGAAGACACGGTTGACGGGTTCATCCGTGCGGGAGAATGCCGGAGAGCCGTAGGCGAGGTCATCAATCTCGGCAGCAACTCGGAAATCTCAATAGGGGACTTGGCGCGGCTGATCTCGCTGTCCCTTCACCGCGACGTAACGATCGATTCGGCCCTTGAAAGGAAAAGACCGGAAAAAAGCGAAGTCGAACGGTTGTTGGCCGACAATGCCAAGGCCCGGCGCTTGTTGGGCTGGTCGCCGAAATACAGCCTGGAAAAAGGCCTTTTGAAGACGATAGCGTGGTTTAAGGAAAATAAAGATATCTATAAATCCGGAATCTATAACGTATAG
- a CDS encoding UpxY family transcription antiterminator has translation MIAIAQNWYAVRTRSNYEFKVSYLLNKRSIKTFYPTILKWSRRKDRKIKVARPLFPGYLFVECAPTATDWLEVKKTEGVVNILGTKVAPLAIPVEQIDNVRKIVESGIDPLPHPYLNVGERIVVVDGPLRGAIGIFEKFNDKKGTLIISVDLLGRSLAAEVDNNVVERL, from the coding sequence ATGATAGCTATAGCCCAGAATTGGTATGCGGTAAGGACGCGGTCGAACTACGAGTTCAAGGTTAGTTACCTCCTGAACAAGAGATCGATAAAGACCTTCTATCCGACTATCCTCAAATGGAGCAGGAGGAAAGACAGGAAGATAAAAGTGGCGAGGCCGCTTTTCCCGGGATATCTTTTTGTCGAGTGCGCTCCTACGGCAACGGATTGGCTTGAGGTCAAGAAGACGGAGGGCGTAGTCAATATTTTAGGGACTAAAGTGGCCCCCCTGGCCATCCCCGTAGAGCAGATCGATAACGTAAGAAAGATAGTGGAGTCGGGGATCGACCCGTTGCCGCATCCTTACCTGAACGTCGGCGAGCGGATCGTCGTGGTCGACGGGCCGTTAAGGGGCGCTATCGGAATATTCGAGAAGTTCAATGACAAGAAGGGGACGCTGATCATCTCGGTGGACCTTCTCGGCAGGTCTCTGGCTGCCGAGGTCGACAACAACGTGGTAGAGAGGCTGTAA